Below is a window of Streptomyces genisteinicus DNA.
GGCATGCCTGCCCGGTCGCGGGGGCAAGTGCTCCGTATGAGTGATGCGCGCAGCCCGGTTCGCCCCTGCGGTGAGCCGGTCGAGGACCGCACCGGGGGAAGGGCGGGTTTCCCTGTTCTCGGGTGGTCGACTGGGACGGAGATTCTTGGCCATCGGCACCGAGTGTGTCACTGGCGTGACGGACAATGGTCCCAAGGCGTCGTGCATGGCTGCTGGTAAGTGATTGAATGCCATCGCGGCTGGCGACCGTCCTCCGGCTCCGTCGGGGAGACCTCAGGGGGCGGCCGCTCGATAGCAAGGTGCTGGAGGATCCGTGGACCTGTCCCTGTCGACTCGCAATGTGTCCGGCCCTGGTGGCGACCGTACGGTCGTCGAGGTCGGTGGCGAGATTGATGTCTATACCGCGCCCAAGCTGCGCGAGCAGTTGGTCGAGTTGGTGAACGACGGCAGCTACCACCTTGTCGTCGACATGGAGGGCGTGGACTTCCTCGACTCCACCGGTCTCGGCGTGCTCGTGGGCGGTCTCAAGAGGGTGCGTGCCCATGAGGGCTCGCTGCGCCTGGTCTGCAACCAGGAGCGCATTCTCAAGATCTTCCGGATCACGGGCCTGACCAAGGTGTTCCCGATCCACACCACGGTCGACGAGGCTGTCGCGGCGACCGACTGACGGTCGCCGGGACACCGGAAGCAGGAGGGGCACCGGGCATCCAGCCCGGGCCTCCACACAAGCACGCTCGCATGTTCGA
It encodes the following:
- a CDS encoding STAS domain-containing protein, with amino-acid sequence MDLSLSTRNVSGPGGDRTVVEVGGEIDVYTAPKLREQLVELVNDGSYHLVVDMEGVDFLDSTGLGVLVGGLKRVRAHEGSLRLVCNQERILKIFRITGLTKVFPIHTTVDEAVAATD